Proteins encoded together in one Planctomyces sp. SH-PL14 window:
- a CDS encoding amylo-alpha-1,6-glucosidase, with product MDVTRKMPWKPGSMDESEPLVTREWLVTNGLGGYASGTVAGVATRRYHGLLIAAHPAPLGRMMMLNHLSEQLRLPSGETVLLSGEERVPQLQLHGAQYLDEFRLEMGLPVWRYRVGEFVLEKRLFMPHHENTSHIVYRLVEGKGTVRLKLMPSVHFRSHDAYVSAPIPPRFELRAIDDRFELFAGDDLPTLRLTTIGERPAFTIERRFLREMLYRIEESRGYDSVGDLWSPGYFRFDLSVNHDAVVTASTESWDHILAIPPAEALQAELKRRDRLIHTAPVPAQTGLGPELVLAADQFLIRPVGRVQDLAVAKASGDERRTVIAGYHWFTDWGRDTMISLEGLTLSTGRHAEAGYILRTFAHYIRDGLIPNMFPEGQKEGLYHTADATLWFFHALDRYVTVTGDVATRKQILPQLVDIYDHHVRGTRFKIGVDPADGLLRQGEVGYQLTWMDAKMGDWVVTPRRGKAVEINALWYNAVRLLERWVREDRGMAAAEPFRDEGDQIRDSFNRRFWNEKTGCLWDVIDGETGDDPACRPNQLFAIALPNPVLDEKRWKPVVDTARRKLLTPVGLRSLAPDDPEYKPNYHGDLRTRDAAYHQGTVWGWLIGPYVDAALKAYPDDRRGARQVLEGFSTHLGEACIGSISEVFDAESPFLARGCCAQAWSVAEVLRCWIKTEGGTP from the coding sequence ATGGATGTCACACGGAAGATGCCTTGGAAGCCCGGTTCGATGGACGAGAGCGAACCGCTCGTGACGCGGGAGTGGCTCGTCACCAACGGACTCGGGGGCTACGCCTCGGGGACCGTCGCCGGAGTCGCAACGCGCCGCTACCACGGCCTGCTGATCGCCGCCCACCCGGCCCCGCTCGGCCGGATGATGATGCTCAATCATCTCTCGGAACAGTTGCGGCTCCCGAGCGGAGAGACGGTCCTGCTCAGTGGCGAAGAACGGGTCCCGCAGCTGCAACTGCACGGCGCGCAGTACCTGGACGAATTCCGACTGGAGATGGGGCTGCCGGTCTGGCGTTATCGCGTCGGCGAGTTCGTCCTGGAGAAGCGGCTCTTCATGCCGCATCACGAGAACACCTCGCACATCGTCTACCGCCTCGTCGAAGGGAAAGGGACCGTCCGGCTCAAACTGATGCCGAGCGTCCACTTTCGTTCCCACGACGCATACGTCAGCGCGCCGATTCCCCCCCGCTTCGAGCTGCGGGCGATCGACGACCGGTTCGAGCTGTTCGCCGGGGACGACCTCCCGACGCTCCGCCTGACCACGATCGGCGAGCGGCCCGCGTTCACAATCGAGCGGCGGTTCCTCCGCGAGATGCTCTACCGGATCGAGGAGAGCCGCGGGTACGACTCGGTCGGCGACCTGTGGAGTCCCGGCTACTTCCGCTTTGACCTCTCCGTGAATCACGACGCCGTCGTGACGGCCTCGACCGAGTCGTGGGACCATATCCTGGCGATTCCTCCAGCCGAGGCGCTGCAGGCCGAACTGAAACGTCGCGACCGGCTCATCCATACCGCTCCGGTCCCCGCACAAACTGGCCTGGGCCCCGAACTGGTCCTCGCCGCGGATCAGTTCCTGATTCGCCCCGTCGGCCGTGTTCAGGACCTGGCGGTCGCCAAGGCCTCAGGGGACGAACGTCGCACCGTCATCGCCGGATACCACTGGTTCACCGACTGGGGCCGCGACACGATGATCAGCCTCGAAGGGCTGACCCTGTCGACCGGCCGGCATGCCGAGGCGGGGTACATTCTCCGGACCTTCGCCCACTACATCCGCGACGGCCTGATCCCCAACATGTTCCCCGAGGGACAGAAGGAGGGGCTGTACCATACCGCCGATGCGACGCTGTGGTTCTTCCATGCCCTTGACCGCTACGTGACGGTCACGGGCGACGTCGCGACGCGAAAGCAGATCCTGCCGCAGCTCGTCGACATCTACGACCACCACGTCCGCGGGACGCGGTTCAAGATCGGTGTCGACCCCGCCGACGGTCTGTTGCGGCAGGGGGAGGTCGGATACCAGCTCACCTGGATGGACGCCAAGATGGGGGACTGGGTCGTGACTCCCCGCCGCGGCAAAGCGGTCGAGATCAACGCCCTCTGGTACAACGCGGTCCGGCTGCTGGAGCGCTGGGTCCGCGAGGATCGGGGGATGGCGGCCGCCGAGCCGTTCCGTGACGAAGGGGACCAGATCCGGGACTCCTTCAACCGCCGGTTCTGGAACGAGAAGACCGGCTGCCTGTGGGATGTCATCGACGGCGAGACGGGGGACGACCCCGCCTGCCGCCCGAATCAGCTCTTCGCGATTGCGCTGCCGAATCCGGTCCTCGACGAGAAGCGTTGGAAGCCGGTGGTCGACACCGCGCGCCGGAAGCTGCTCACTCCCGTCGGTCTGCGGTCCCTCGCACCCGACGATCCGGAGTACAAGCCGAACTATCATGGCGACCTGCGGACCCGCGATGCCGCCTATCATCAGGGGACTGTCTGGGGCTGGTTGATCGGCCCCTATGTCGATGCCGCTCTTAAGGCGTACCCGGACGACCGCCGCGGAGCGCGGCAGGTGCTGGAGGGCTTCTCCACCCATCTCGGCGAAGCCTGCATTGGCTCGATCAGCGAAGTGTTCGACGCCGAATCGCCGTTCCTGGCTCGCGGTTGTTGCGCCCAGGCCTGGAGTGTCGCGGAAGTGCTGCGGTGCTGGATCAAGACCGAAGGGGGGACGCCGTGA
- the treY gene encoding malto-oligosyltrehalose synthase: protein MLDQDRRGDAVIGLVSAPDLEKEVLPMRRDGEPAAAASSDETLGERSRATPLVDEVLGRLQERRTWSATYRLQMRKEFGYSPAAAIVDYLADLGVSHVYSSPQLQSRSGSAHGYDVTDHSHRNTELGAEADYSAFVARLRENGLGCLLDIVPNHMCVAGDANGWWLDVLTHGPASRFSHYFDIDWEPVKRELAGKVLLPVLGDFYGKVLEAGQLPIEFDEGRFFVRVYEARLPIDPRTSDEILRSGLDEFAATAGPEAADVIELQSILTAIQHLPPRHATAPEKVAERYRESVVISNRLQRLASDSSRVAEHVQSAVARINGRAGDPPSFDALDRLLLSQAYALVYWKAGSDEMNYRRFFDVTELAAVCTESVDVFEATHDVVLKAAVAGEVDGFRIDHIDGLLAPTTYLWRLQWAFLERLGKRVFDDRLSDEESWEEVRPDYLARLHERLAGPAPQSLFLQDRQENKAADSPANSGSPVPPAAAFLDSPEIDVAAPPAGPTDPSVRDGALPLYVTVEKILGPSEDLPPEWPVAGTSGYDYLNQINGLFVDPRGLRTLHRHYERFVDLKEDFHETVYLSKRLILSSAMQSEVQLLAHRLDRLSHRHRRSRDYTLQALRAALREIIACFSVYRTYIHDGYVSEIDRKIVQRAAAMAKRRNPALESSVFDFVRDVLLLEQPLDLNEDGRRERDLFVGRFQQVTSPVMAKGVEDTAFYRYVPLLSLEEVGGEPIHAVTSIQSFHDQNVARQAKWPGALLATTTHDTKRTEDVRARLSVLSEAPGEWRSALQRWTRLNRRYRREVDGLPAPSRNDEWLFYQTLVGIWPLVAPDEEQLKELTARLIQYMEKATHEAKLRTSWISPNPAYDDAVRQFVTEVLADRSGRFLADVERFVRSIAPAGLWNSASQVLLKTLSPGIPDLYQGQELWDFSLVDPDNRRPVDYDLRRKLLGELRSRITSPADRGDFARELAAAPENPLLKLYVTHAALQVRQSDAFLDAEYVPLPAEGDRAGHVCAFGWRRPGSKEFDVIVVAPRLVHAHGKSSESPVASLWSDTRIPLPDVGTGDFVNVFTGGAVDASTGEVRLEQAFADFPLALLCPGPAESV, encoded by the coding sequence GTGCTGGATCAAGACCGAAGGGGGGACGCCGTGATCGGGCTTGTCTCCGCTCCTGACCTCGAGAAGGAGGTGCTGCCGATGCGCCGCGATGGGGAACCTGCTGCCGCCGCCTCCTCGGACGAAACGTTGGGCGAACGCTCCCGGGCGACCCCCCTGGTGGACGAGGTCCTGGGACGGCTTCAGGAGCGGCGGACATGGTCCGCCACCTATCGGCTGCAGATGCGGAAGGAGTTCGGTTACTCCCCCGCCGCCGCCATCGTCGACTATCTGGCGGACCTTGGCGTCAGTCACGTGTACTCCTCGCCCCAGCTGCAGAGCCGTTCGGGGAGCGCGCACGGTTACGATGTGACGGACCATTCCCATCGCAACACGGAACTCGGGGCTGAGGCCGACTACAGCGCGTTCGTCGCCAGGCTCCGGGAGAACGGCCTGGGCTGTCTGCTCGATATCGTTCCGAACCACATGTGCGTCGCGGGAGACGCCAACGGCTGGTGGCTCGATGTCCTGACGCACGGTCCGGCGTCGCGGTTCTCGCACTACTTCGACATCGACTGGGAACCGGTCAAGCGGGAGTTGGCGGGGAAGGTCCTGCTGCCGGTTCTGGGCGACTTTTATGGGAAGGTCCTCGAGGCGGGGCAACTTCCGATCGAGTTCGACGAGGGGCGGTTCTTCGTCCGGGTCTACGAGGCCCGGCTTCCGATCGATCCGCGGACCTCGGATGAGATCCTGCGAAGCGGCCTCGATGAGTTCGCGGCGACGGCCGGCCCCGAGGCGGCCGACGTTATCGAGCTTCAGTCGATCCTGACCGCGATCCAGCACCTTCCTCCAAGGCACGCGACTGCGCCGGAGAAGGTCGCGGAGCGATACCGCGAAAGTGTCGTGATCTCGAACCGGCTGCAGCGATTGGCCAGTGACTCATCGCGCGTCGCCGAACATGTGCAGAGCGCGGTGGCCCGCATCAACGGCCGGGCCGGCGATCCGCCGAGCTTTGACGCCCTGGACCGGCTGCTGCTGTCGCAGGCGTACGCGCTGGTCTATTGGAAGGCCGGTTCGGATGAGATGAACTACCGGCGGTTCTTTGACGTCACGGAACTGGCGGCGGTCTGCACCGAGAGCGTCGATGTCTTCGAGGCGACGCACGACGTCGTCCTGAAGGCCGCCGTTGCCGGCGAGGTAGATGGATTTCGCATCGACCACATCGACGGGCTCCTTGCCCCGACCACTTACCTGTGGCGTCTACAGTGGGCGTTTCTCGAGCGGCTTGGAAAGCGCGTGTTCGACGATCGCCTTTCCGATGAAGAATCGTGGGAGGAAGTCCGGCCGGACTATCTGGCCCGCCTGCACGAGCGATTGGCTGGCCCCGCTCCGCAGTCCTTGTTTCTCCAGGACCGTCAGGAGAACAAGGCCGCCGATTCCCCTGCGAATTCCGGATCGCCTGTTCCACCCGCTGCCGCGTTTCTGGATTCCCCGGAGATCGATGTCGCAGCCCCCCCGGCGGGCCCGACCGATCCGAGCGTTCGCGACGGCGCGCTTCCGCTCTATGTCACCGTCGAGAAGATCCTCGGACCGTCCGAGGACCTTCCGCCGGAATGGCCCGTGGCGGGGACCAGCGGCTACGACTATCTCAATCAGATCAACGGTCTGTTCGTCGACCCCCGTGGCTTGCGGACGCTGCATCGGCACTACGAGCGGTTCGTCGATCTCAAGGAGGATTTCCACGAGACCGTCTACCTCAGCAAGCGTCTGATCCTCAGCAGCGCCATGCAGAGCGAGGTCCAGCTCCTGGCGCATCGGCTCGACCGGCTGTCCCATCGGCATCGCCGCTCGCGGGACTACACGCTCCAGGCCCTCCGCGCCGCGCTTCGCGAAATCATCGCCTGCTTCTCGGTGTACCGGACGTACATCCACGATGGATACGTCTCGGAGATCGACCGCAAGATCGTTCAGCGGGCGGCGGCGATGGCAAAACGCCGGAACCCCGCACTCGAGTCGTCGGTCTTCGATTTCGTTCGCGATGTCCTCCTGCTGGAGCAGCCGCTCGACCTGAACGAAGACGGACGCCGCGAGCGGGACTTGTTCGTCGGCCGCTTCCAGCAGGTGACGAGCCCCGTCATGGCCAAGGGGGTCGAAGACACCGCCTTCTACCGGTACGTCCCGCTGCTCTCCCTGGAAGAGGTCGGCGGGGAGCCGATCCATGCCGTCACGTCGATCCAGTCCTTCCACGATCAGAACGTCGCCCGGCAGGCCAAATGGCCCGGAGCCCTGCTGGCGACGACGACGCATGACACGAAGCGGACCGAAGACGTCCGCGCGCGGCTCAGCGTCCTGAGCGAGGCGCCGGGCGAGTGGCGCTCGGCCCTCCAGCGGTGGACCCGCCTTAATCGTCGGTACCGCCGCGAGGTCGACGGGCTCCCGGCCCCGAGCCGCAACGACGAGTGGCTGTTCTATCAGACGCTCGTCGGGATCTGGCCGCTCGTCGCGCCGGACGAAGAGCAGCTCAAAGAGCTGACCGCCCGCCTGATTCAGTACATGGAGAAGGCGACCCACGAAGCGAAGCTGCGGACGAGCTGGATCAGTCCGAACCCCGCCTACGACGACGCGGTCCGGCAGTTCGTCACGGAAGTCCTGGCGGATCGGTCGGGACGGTTTCTCGCCGACGTCGAACGGTTTGTCCGATCGATCGCCCCGGCGGGACTCTGGAACTCGGCGTCGCAGGTCCTCCTGAAGACTCTCTCGCCGGGGATCCCGGACCTCTACCAGGGGCAGGAGCTGTGGGACTTCAGCCTCGTCGATCCCGACAACCGGCGTCCTGTCGACTATGACCTCCGGCGGAAACTCCTCGGCGAGTTGCGCTCGCGGATTACCTCTCCGGCCGATCGTGGCGACTTCGCGCGGGAACTGGCCGCCGCCCCGGAGAATCCGCTGCTGAAACTCTATGTGACTCACGCGGCCCTCCAGGTCCGGCAGTCGGATGCGTTCCTGGACGCCGAGTACGTGCCGCTCCCGGCCGAAGGAGACCGGGCCGGACACGTCTGCGCCTTCGGCTGGAGGCGACCGGGCTCCAAGGAATTCGACGTGATCGTCGTCGCTCCGCGGCTGGTGCATGCGCACGGCAAGTCTTCGGAGAGCCCGGTGGCCTCGCTCTGGAGCGACACGCGGATCCCGCTGCCGGATGTCGGGACGGGAGATTTCGTCAATGTGTTCACCGGCGGGGCGGTTGACGCCTCGACCGGAGAGGTGCGGCTGGAGCAGGCGTTCGCTGACTTTCCACTCGCACTGCTTTGTCCAGGACCGGCAGAGTCCGTCTGA
- the glgX gene encoding glycogen debranching protein GlgX — translation MRVWRGRPYPLGATWDGNGVNFAIFSENAEAVDLCLFDSADATAEYRRIRLTERKDMVWHCYLPDVRPGQLYGYRMHGPFDPANGHRFNSNKVLLDPYAKAIGRDVRWADELFGYKFDDPKADLSMDERDSAPFAPLGRVIDTAFTWGDDRPPRTPWHETIIYEAHVKGFSKLNPHVPEEIRGTYAGFASEAAIQYLKSLGVTAVEFLPVFHRLDDRHLVEKELTNYWGYNTLAFFAPDTRYSSTGTSDETIREFKSMVRTLHTAGFEVILDVVYNHTCEGNQMGPTLSWRGIDNASYYRTAPDARYYMDFTGCGNTFLMRQPRVLQFIMDSLRYWVTEMHVDGFRFDLASTLARELYEVDRLGAFFDIIHQDPILSQVKLIAEPWDLGDGGYQVGNFPSLWSEWNGKYRDNVRKFWKGEGGTASEFATRLCGSADLYEWSSRRPYSSINFITCHDGFTLNDLVSYNGKHNDANGENNRDGSDNNMSWNCGAEGATDDAAIKVLRERQKRNMLATLLLSQGVPMLLAGDEIGNTQSGNNNAYCHDSELTWIDWSLTDSQKELLAFTQSVIALRKINPVFQRQKFFQGRSIRGQEHRDIAWYSPDGQSMTDEAWNAGFVQCLGLYLDGEMIGEIDAHGEPIRGESLLVLLNAYYDRLDFTLPAVTGACGWKTLLDTNKLPEGDEPLPSGTKYILGGRSLAVLRLVPPPQEQEEKREPATYVASEVIDKVPILQIDLPPSETRGGTTINQP, via the coding sequence ATGCGAGTCTGGCGCGGGCGGCCTTATCCCCTGGGAGCGACCTGGGACGGTAACGGCGTCAACTTTGCGATCTTCTCGGAAAACGCCGAGGCGGTCGATCTGTGCCTCTTTGACTCCGCGGACGCCACCGCGGAGTATCGTCGGATCCGGCTCACCGAGCGGAAGGACATGGTGTGGCACTGTTACCTGCCGGATGTCCGGCCGGGGCAGCTCTACGGCTATCGGATGCACGGCCCCTTCGATCCCGCGAACGGGCACCGGTTCAACTCGAACAAGGTCCTCCTCGACCCCTACGCCAAGGCGATCGGCCGCGACGTCCGCTGGGCCGACGAGCTGTTCGGCTACAAGTTCGACGACCCGAAGGCGGACCTCTCGATGGACGAGCGGGACAGCGCCCCTTTTGCGCCGCTCGGCCGCGTCATCGACACCGCCTTCACCTGGGGGGACGACCGCCCGCCGCGGACCCCATGGCACGAAACGATCATCTACGAGGCCCACGTCAAAGGCTTCAGCAAACTCAATCCGCACGTTCCGGAAGAGATCCGCGGGACGTATGCCGGTTTCGCCTCCGAGGCGGCGATCCAGTACCTCAAATCGCTCGGCGTGACCGCGGTCGAGTTCCTCCCGGTCTTCCACCGCCTCGACGACCGGCATCTGGTGGAGAAGGAGCTGACGAACTACTGGGGCTACAACACGCTGGCGTTCTTCGCTCCGGATACGCGGTACTCCTCGACCGGGACGTCCGACGAGACGATCCGCGAATTCAAGTCGATGGTCCGCACGCTCCACACCGCCGGGTTCGAGGTGATCCTCGACGTGGTCTACAACCACACCTGCGAGGGGAACCAGATGGGGCCGACCCTCTCCTGGCGGGGGATCGACAACGCCTCGTACTACCGGACTGCGCCGGACGCCCGGTACTACATGGACTTTACGGGCTGCGGCAACACCTTCCTGATGCGGCAGCCGCGGGTCCTGCAGTTCATCATGGACAGTCTCCGTTACTGGGTCACGGAGATGCATGTCGACGGGTTCCGCTTCGACCTCGCCAGCACGCTGGCCCGCGAGCTCTATGAAGTCGACCGCCTGGGGGCGTTCTTCGACATCATCCACCAGGACCCGATCCTCTCGCAGGTCAAGCTCATCGCCGAGCCGTGGGACCTGGGAGACGGCGGCTACCAGGTCGGCAACTTTCCCTCCCTCTGGTCGGAATGGAACGGGAAGTACCGCGACAACGTCCGCAAGTTCTGGAAGGGCGAAGGGGGAACGGCGAGCGAGTTCGCGACGCGGCTGTGCGGGTCCGCGGACCTCTACGAATGGAGCAGCCGCCGGCCCTACTCCAGCATCAACTTCATCACCTGTCACGACGGTTTCACGCTCAATGACCTGGTGAGTTACAACGGCAAGCACAACGACGCCAACGGCGAGAACAACCGCGACGGCTCCGACAACAACATGAGCTGGAACTGCGGCGCGGAAGGGGCAACCGACGACGCCGCGATCAAGGTCCTTCGCGAGCGGCAGAAGCGGAACATGCTGGCGACCCTTCTGCTTTCCCAGGGGGTGCCGATGCTGCTGGCCGGCGATGAGATCGGCAACACGCAGAGCGGCAACAACAACGCCTACTGCCACGACTCCGAGCTGACCTGGATCGACTGGAGCCTGACGGACTCGCAGAAGGAACTCCTGGCGTTCACGCAGAGCGTCATCGCCCTGCGGAAGATCAACCCAGTCTTTCAGCGTCAGAAGTTCTTCCAGGGTCGTTCGATCCGCGGCCAGGAACACCGCGACATCGCGTGGTATTCGCCCGACGGCCAGTCGATGACGGACGAGGCCTGGAACGCCGGCTTCGTGCAGTGCCTCGGCCTCTATCTCGACGGCGAGATGATCGGCGAGATCGACGCCCACGGCGAGCCGATCCGGGGCGAGAGCCTCCTGGTGCTGCTCAACGCCTACTACGACCGCCTCGATTTCACGCTCCCCGCCGTCACCGGCGCGTGCGGCTGGAAGACCCTCCTCGACACGAACAAGCTTCCCGAAGGGGACGAGCCGCTTCCAAGCGGCACGAAGTACATCCTGGGAGGACGGTCCCTGGCGGTGCTGCGGCTGGTTCCGCCGCCGCAGGAACAGGAAGAGAAACGCGAGCCCGCGACCTACGTGGCGAGCGAAGTCATCGACAAGGTCCCGATTTTGCAGATCGATCTCCCGCCGTCCGAAACCCGCGGCGGAACGACGATCAACCAGCCCTGA
- the treS gene encoding maltose alpha-D-glucosyltransferase, which produces MLKREPLWYKDAVIYELHVRAFHDSLGEGTGDFRGLSQKLDYLQDLGVTAIWVLPFYPSPLRDDGYDIADYTSINRDYGTLEAFQEFLEAAHARGLRVITELVINHTSDQHPWFQRARRAPPGSVERDFYVWSDAADKYADARIIFKDFETSNWTWDKVAQSHYWHRFYSHQPDLNFDNRAVWDALFPIADFWLGMGVDGVRLDAIPYLYEREGTNCENLPETHAFLKAFRAHVDEKWPDRMLLAEANQWPEDSIAYFGDGDECHMAFHFPVMPRLFMAMHTEDRLPIIDIMEQTPTIPENCQWAMFLRNHDELTLEMVTDEERDYMYQAYATDPRARINLGIRRRLAPLLGNNRRRIELMNGLLFSLPGTPVLYYGDEIGMGDNIYLGDRNGVRTPMQWSADRNAGFSRANPQKLYLPIIIDPEYHYEAINVEAQQNNLNSLLWWMKRLIGIRRQHRAFSRGRMEFLRPVNRHILAFLRITEDETILVVANLSRFVQYAELDLSAYEGAAPVELFGGTRFPPVGKSPYFLMLGPHSFYWFSLAPQMVPSGTGTGGAGEAPAEDLPAIFLSRPWEQLPTDPSLDQLEPILLGDLRRSRLSGGDGRPLRNLRISDCVPLAYDSKMAYLLICELDIVGARAERTWIPLLLIDEEMVAAGLGMSADAPPRVLARVVGRAAGLLVDGRSIPSFERALLDVVREGRQLRGHDNGIVTGVPNRSHALAADDVANLPVRPLAPGGSSSSVLLGEQIVLTEFQRVEVTPRPELELGRWLTESRSFAYAPQWLGAIEYRRRRDEPMILASVTSFVINEGTAWQLTLDELSSFFDRVLALPEALRASAPLPVRPEYVSPAPLPVSPSAPGRTDADPYSDIGAADSAPHALAPDVLATVGSYLETARSLGRRLADLHIETTSGVDDPNFAPEPYGTQYQRSLYQSLRNLAVRTLHELRARLDTLPDEFRAMAQALSNCEPAIDRHFHQLAERPIPAWRVRIHGDCHLGHFVRSGRELVLTDFESGGRSVGERRIKRSPIRDVAGMLHSFEYVSISALNGISSRRGQAVGVVRPEDYDLLAQWRDFWSGMVKQTFADGYREAVAGRKFLDQSQTDFDLLCDAFLLEQGLKDVLHHLIDRPSTAGTALEIALRHLGRMPDSTPPRRVTD; this is translated from the coding sequence ATGCTGAAGCGCGAACCGCTGTGGTACAAGGACGCGGTCATCTACGAACTGCACGTCCGGGCCTTCCATGACAGCCTGGGCGAAGGGACCGGAGACTTCCGCGGTCTCTCGCAGAAGCTCGACTACCTCCAGGATCTGGGGGTCACGGCGATCTGGGTCCTCCCGTTCTATCCGTCTCCGCTCCGCGACGACGGGTATGACATCGCGGACTACACAAGCATCAACCGCGATTACGGGACGCTCGAAGCCTTCCAGGAGTTCCTGGAGGCGGCCCACGCTCGCGGCCTGCGGGTGATCACCGAACTGGTCATCAACCACACCTCGGACCAGCATCCCTGGTTCCAGCGGGCGCGGCGGGCCCCGCCGGGGTCGGTCGAGCGGGACTTCTACGTCTGGAGCGATGCCGCCGACAAGTACGCCGACGCGCGGATCATCTTCAAGGACTTCGAAACATCGAACTGGACGTGGGACAAGGTCGCCCAGTCGCATTACTGGCATCGCTTCTACTCCCACCAGCCGGACCTCAATTTCGACAACCGGGCGGTCTGGGACGCCCTCTTCCCGATCGCCGACTTCTGGCTCGGCATGGGCGTGGACGGCGTGCGGCTCGACGCCATCCCGTACCTCTACGAGCGGGAAGGGACGAACTGCGAGAACCTCCCGGAGACTCACGCCTTCCTGAAGGCGTTCCGCGCGCACGTCGACGAGAAGTGGCCCGACCGCATGCTCCTCGCCGAGGCGAACCAGTGGCCTGAGGATTCGATCGCCTACTTCGGCGACGGCGACGAGTGCCACATGGCGTTCCATTTCCCCGTCATGCCCCGCCTCTTCATGGCGATGCACACCGAGGACCGCCTCCCGATCATCGACATCATGGAGCAGACTCCGACGATCCCGGAGAACTGCCAGTGGGCGATGTTCCTCCGGAACCACGACGAGCTGACGCTCGAAATGGTGACCGACGAAGAGCGGGACTACATGTATCAGGCCTATGCGACCGACCCGCGGGCCCGGATCAACCTCGGCATCCGCCGCCGCCTTGCGCCCCTCCTGGGGAACAACCGTCGCCGGATCGAGCTCATGAACGGTCTCCTGTTCTCGCTCCCCGGCACGCCGGTTCTGTACTACGGCGACGAGATCGGGATGGGTGACAACATCTACCTCGGGGACCGCAACGGGGTCCGGACGCCGATGCAGTGGAGCGCCGACCGGAACGCCGGATTCTCGCGAGCGAACCCGCAGAAGCTCTACCTGCCGATCATCATCGACCCCGAGTACCACTACGAGGCGATCAACGTCGAGGCGCAGCAGAACAACCTCAACTCGCTCCTGTGGTGGATGAAGCGGCTGATCGGGATCCGCCGCCAGCACCGGGCCTTCAGCCGCGGAAGGATGGAGTTCCTCCGCCCCGTCAACCGTCACATCCTGGCCTTCCTGCGGATCACGGAGGACGAGACGATCCTCGTCGTCGCCAACCTCTCCCGCTTCGTCCAGTACGCGGAGCTCGACCTCTCTGCTTATGAAGGGGCGGCCCCGGTCGAGCTGTTCGGCGGGACGCGGTTTCCGCCTGTCGGGAAGTCGCCGTACTTCCTGATGCTTGGCCCGCACTCGTTCTACTGGTTTTCTCTCGCGCCGCAGATGGTCCCCTCCGGAACGGGAACGGGGGGAGCCGGCGAAGCGCCCGCGGAGGATCTCCCGGCGATCTTCCTCTCCCGACCCTGGGAGCAGCTTCCGACCGATCCGTCGCTCGACCAGCTCGAGCCGATCCTCCTTGGCGACCTGCGGCGATCCCGCCTGAGCGGCGGCGACGGACGGCCTCTCCGCAATCTCCGGATCTCGGACTGCGTGCCGCTCGCCTACGACTCGAAGATGGCGTACCTGCTGATCTGCGAGCTCGACATTGTCGGCGCTCGAGCGGAGCGGACTTGGATTCCGCTGTTGCTTATCGACGAGGAGATGGTGGCAGCGGGACTCGGGATGTCCGCCGACGCGCCGCCCCGCGTGCTGGCCCGCGTGGTCGGGCGGGCCGCCGGACTCCTCGTCGACGGCCGCTCGATTCCGTCGTTCGAGCGAGCCCTCCTGGACGTCGTCCGTGAGGGGCGGCAGCTTCGCGGACATGACAACGGGATCGTGACCGGCGTTCCCAACCGGTCGCATGCCCTGGCCGCGGACGATGTGGCGAACCTCCCCGTCCGGCCGCTGGCCCCGGGAGGCTCGTCGAGCTCCGTCCTCCTGGGCGAGCAGATCGTCCTGACGGAGTTCCAGCGGGTCGAAGTCACCCCGCGGCCGGAGCTCGAGCTCGGACGCTGGCTGACCGAGTCGCGGAGCTTTGCCTACGCCCCGCAGTGGCTGGGAGCGATCGAGTACCGGCGGCGGCGGGATGAACCGATGATCCTGGCTTCGGTCACATCGTTCGTGATCAATGAGGGGACCGCCTGGCAGCTGACGCTCGACGAGCTGAGCAGCTTCTTCGACCGGGTCCTTGCGCTTCCGGAGGCGCTCCGCGCCTCGGCTCCTCTGCCGGTGCGTCCGGAGTACGTCTCCCCTGCCCCGCTTCCCGTGTCTCCCTCCGCTCCCGGGCGGACGGATGCGGACCCCTATTCCGACATCGGAGCGGCGGACTCGGCTCCACACGCACTGGCTCCGGATGTCCTGGCGACGGTCGGCTCCTATCTCGAGACCGCCCGCTCGCTGGGCCGCCGCCTCGCCGACCTGCACATCGAGACCACGTCGGGTGTCGACGACCCGAACTTTGCTCCGGAGCCGTACGGGACCCAGTATCAGCGGTCCCTCTATCAGTCGCTGCGGAATCTCGCCGTGCGGACCCTGCACGAGCTCCGGGCGCGGCTGGACACACTGCCGGACGAGTTCCGCGCGATGGCCCAGGCACTTTCCAACTGCGAGCCGGCGATTGACCGTCACTTCCACCAGCTCGCGGAGCGGCCGATTCCGGCGTGGCGGGTCCGTATCCACGGAGACTGCCACCTGGGGCACTTCGTCCGCTCGGGACGGGAGCTCGTGCTGACTGATTTCGAGAGTGGCGGGCGTTCGGTCGGGGAGCGGCGGATCAAGCGGTCGCCAATCCGCGATGTCGCGGGGATGCTGCACTCGTTCGAGTACGTCTCGATCTCCGCCCTCAACGGCATCAGCAGTCGCCGGGGGCAGGCGGTCGGAGTCGTGCGTCCAGAGGATTATGACCTGCTCGCGCAGTGGCGGGACTTCTGGAGCGGCATGGTGAAGCAGACCTTTGCCGACGGATACCGCGAGGCGGTCGCCGGCCGCAAGTTCCTGGACCAGAGCCAGACAGACTTCGACCTCCTGTGCGACGCCTTCCTCCTCGAGCAGGGGCTCAAGGACGTGCTGCACCACCTCATCGACCGGCCGTCGACGGCCGGGACCGCTCTGGAGATCGCCCTGCGACACCTGGGGCGAATGCCTGATTCGACGCCTCCGCGGCGCGTCACCGACTAG